The genomic window TTTCTGCATAACCTTTCGGTGGTTTCTCCTCCTGGCTTGTTGGCCATGCTTCCACCCGCCCAAACAGGGTTTTTAAGCCCAGGTTGTCCAAACGGGCTACAAGACCTCTCATCATTGCCCGTGCCCCTTTTTCTGACCAACTACGCCCCTGTTTAAGCCGCCTGGCAAAGACATGCATGGTGGATTCCGCGCTTCCCATGGGCCGCATTCCTGTAGTGTCTATGCCCTGCTCTTGAAGCCATTGCCGGTAAT from Caldalkalibacillus thermarum includes these protein-coding regions:
- a CDS encoding UPF0236 family transposase-like protein; this encodes YRQWLQEQGIDTTGMRPMGSAESTMHVFARRLKQGRSWSEKGARAMMRGLVARLDNLGLKTLFGRVEAWPTSQEEKPPKGYAEKVTKTFEQVARDNIPYLKGKANLPVYRALKGLLVFKTG